Sequence from the Tripterygium wilfordii isolate XIE 37 chromosome 10, ASM1340144v1, whole genome shotgun sequence genome:
TGACAAAATAGGTGTCACAAGCACCGACGCAATGGTGGTAGAGCTGGTAAGGAGAATGCTCAATGCCACATCTCCTTTGCTTAAAAAGCTGGCATAGCTGGAAAGCTGAGCCCCTGCAACACAAGATGTGAGGACAAAACCCGCATAGAACATCCGAGACATTCCAAATGTCCTCGCAACTAGCACTCCAAGAACTGGTTTGAGCACATACTGTGCTATAAACCCAACAGATAGTGGTAAAGGTCTGCAAACAGATGGAAGGTAGCGGAAAtcagactctcataattaaacTCTAATGACAAGCAGTCGAAAGGAAACAGCTAGCAATTCTAACCTTCTAAATGCAAGTGCGAAGTCATCAATTGAAAGTCTAATTCCAATAGACAACATGATACCGCCAAGAGCCGGGGCATATAAGTCCTTAGATACCCTGCATAAGTACAAAGCTCAAAGCCTTTTATTTTTTCACACAGTAACCTTGTGAGCATGTTCAAGGTAAAAACAAAAGACAGGAAAGCTCTCTTGAGTCATACATCAAACATATAATATACAGTCCAGACTCGGATATCAAACTTCCCTATTAAAACCCTTCAATAAAGAATGcttaagaataataaataatcaactaaaattttaaaaaaatcccgTGATAATAACAAAATCTGTTCTGCAAGAACATGTAAAAAGGGGCTGAAAACGTGAAATACACAAGAGGCACCATTAATCACAAAGGCAGCAAAACAAAATCAGAATGAAAACCAAATTGAAACCCCAAATCTGTACAGATAAACCTAAATTGAGCAAAAACCCCTATCCCGAAAACGAAACAACGCACCAAGTAAAAGTGGATGGTTGAGCCAGAGCAGCAACTGCAGTAGCAGCGACAACGAAAGGGAGCAGTGCGGATAGGACCTGAGAGGAATCTTTCTTTGCAACATCGGTAGCGCCATTAGTGTTTAACCCGAAAGAGAGTAACGAAACgttcccttctcttctctgcAACCCCACTCTGCCTATAAACGGAGACGTCGAGCACGCGAATGCGGATAAACCACCGTTTTTCCCGCTCTTAGAAATTGAACAACAAGCGAATGAAGGAGAAGATAACGAAATTGAGTTCGTTTTGGGGCTGAAAGAAGTGGAGATTGCAAGCTTCGGTATTGTTGCGACTGTGGAGAAGATTGCAGAGGTAGCGGGTGAGAGAGAGTGGAAGGACACCGAGGCCATTTAGAATTGAAAGTATAGATTCCGCCGCCGGTGAGTAGATGTCACCGGCGGGTGGGGGGAGGATGGGGGAGTGTGTGGAGGGGAGGGATGAGATAAGAGTGGATTTTATTGTTTAGAACGGAGAGCAGAGGAGAGGTTTAGGTGCATCTGGTTGCATCCTCCATGAGGTGATAAACTGACGAGTGGCGTATGTACGGTTAATATTTGCTCTTGCTTTTTAATTTTGCAATGCAACCCTTTAAGTTCTAGTTTTTACATGAAAAGTAGTAgtaacattaatttttttttggtattgaaAACGATACTATACAAGTTTGTCCtttaaacattcgatatgagctTAAACTCAGACAATCATGCCCATGCGCGTAGAAATTTTTCACCTAAAGacatgataaattgggtcaaaatcgAGCGCGTGACCACAAATTTGTTGCTCCTAATGGAAATCAAACTTAGAATCATAGTAACATTAAGATaaattgagagaaaatcatTTAAGATAATAAGGATATGTAcaatgtattatatatagtgGTGCGACAGTAAGAATAATTGAGATAATTTGAATAGGAAAGAGTATAAAGCGAATATGAAAATCTAATAATATGTAACTTGAAGTGGTAAGAAACAATATATATTCAATGAGAGTTGATGAAAATATGATTATAGATAAAAATgatcaacgaaaacaaatacatatagTGAACTTCCATTCATTTCTCATAAACTCGGGTAACAAATAACAAACATTTAAGATGAAAACTCTGATAATATGAGTGGGTTCAGTGTCACGGATTATGGATGAGCAAATAAATTCATTTGTATTATTTGAGTTTATTATaagattttgaaaatgaaaatagacaTTAAAGTGGAATCATAGTCAGATTAAGCATTGATTGCTTTGAAATATGTAGAGATTTCACTAATCATTGCATATCGTCCAATAAATACCGAGTATTAGATATCATCCGTATACATACACGAACATGTGGtgcctatttttttaaaattgaaagcGACCTGACCCAATATGTCATTCAAACAGTTGAGTAGATTTAAACTTGAACCGTCAAACCAACACACGTTACCTGATAACAGTTAAGAATGAGTCGAAACCCCCACAATCAGGACAAGTCCCACGATGCGGTTAAGCCCCACAATCAGGACAAGCCCACGATACATGTACTACTGAAAAATTACTCCAAGAGGGTTTCGATTCATGCTATTGCAAGTCATTGCCTTCAAGGGCTTTATTAACTCCAAATCTCCAATTCTAGGGGGTTCCAAAGTCAGTCAACTAGGAAAGAAATTTGACGATGAGTAAAAATACAGGGCCAGGAGATAATAGAAGATGAAATACATGGGCTGATCTGTAAATATGACGAAATAtggggaggtggaggaggagtcTGGTGAACTGAAGTGGTTTAAGCGTTAAGATACTTTGGATTTCTCACCGTGCATAACAGATGGTTTGATGATGAACCTCTGCATGTACATGCATTGTAACAACCTCTCCATCCAACAGCCGCGTGTTTCTTCCTTCTTTCCACTTGGAAAAACAAGCTCGTTCACTTTAGTCCTTGTCTCATTACTCTCTCTATCATCTCTCAAACATAAACAACGTataagtttatcttttggacatttgaTACGGAACTAAACTCGAATCCGACCCGtgcacacataaatttttcacttgatgaCATAGTaagtaaattgggtcaaaactcaacatATGACCACAATGGTATTACTCCTAGTGActtttgaacatccgatatggaTTTAAACTTGAACCGTCAGCCCCGTGcgtacaaaaatttctcacataACATGATAAGTCGGGTAAAAACCGAGTACGTGGCCACAATGATATTGCTCCTAATGCCCTTTGAACATCTAATATGGACCTAAACTTAAACTATCATGCTCGTGCGTATAGAAAATTTCCACCTGACAAGAGAATAAATTAGGTCAAAACCCCCAACATGTGGCCATTATGGTACTGCTTTTAGAATAAATTGAATTTAAGACTTTTCGAGTCAATTTAACTCAAGAGAAATTATTCCACCAATAAGAGatgactcgattgacaatcgactagGTTTTACATATGTGTGCataatgttcgatttcaatacGAAGCAAAGAGATTATTCCCCAACTGCCTATcaccaaaaaaataattctaTGGGTTATTTAGACACCCATCTTCAATCTCCGAAAATATAACCATGTaacaaatttcaatttcaagttGCATACCATTTCTAAACTCTTCTTCCAGAACGGCCAATCTCTAGTGCCCTCTCAACTGGCCCGAATTCTTCCAGAAGTCGGagaattgtatatatatatatatatgtacaaaattaGTTTGCTGGGTAGATGAACTAGTTGATGTTCAAAAAGAGAATCATAAATTGAAGAACATTCAATTTGTCTGCCAAGAACTTGGAAGCCCAGTTGTAAGTTGTAAGTTGTAAGCTAATGTCTTACAAGCTAGCATATTGACTTCGAATCTGGGCATCTGGTCTGGTCCCCATTAAGAATacttcaaagaatcaaaaaaaCATCTTAATGCCTTCAATGTCAAGACAGTTAGCAAGTTGATACGCTTACAGATGCTTCAAAGTCTGTAGAAAACATATCTGAACCTCGCTCCGAGGCTCCGGTTGATCATCAATGGCTTCAGTTGACAAAACTGAGGACCAGATATGCACCTATAATATAACTTCACTGCGGTAGTTCCAGCAAAAATAACTTTTTGAATCAACTATCATTTGACCCCTTATCACTTCTAATGCAAAACCAAATGAACAGGTTCACACC
This genomic interval carries:
- the LOC120007099 gene encoding probable sodium/metabolite cotransporter BASS3, chloroplastic translates to MASVSFHSLSPATSAIFSTVATIPKLAISTSFSPKTNSISLSSPSFACCSISKSGKNGGLSAFACSTSPFIGRVGLQRREGNVSLLSFGLNTNGATDVAKKDSSQVLSALLPFVVAATAVAALAQPSTFTWVSKDLYAPALGGIMLSIGIRLSIDDFALAFRRPLPLSVGFIAQYVLKPVLGVLVARTFGMSRMFYAGFVLTSCVAGAQLSSYASFLSKGDVALSILLTSSTTIASVLVTPILSGLLIGSVVPVDAIAMSKSILQVVLVPVTLGLVLNTYAKQVVTFIQPVMPFVAMVCTSMCIGSPLAINRGQILSSEGLRLILPILTFHAVAFAVGYWISKIPALRQEEEVSRTISLCTGMQSSTLAGLLATQFLGSTQAVPPACSVVAMAIMGLFLASFWGNGFRIRDLPSHIFPQCGSTVEA